A part of Bosea sp. (in: a-proteobacteria) genomic DNA contains:
- a CDS encoding RES family NAD+ phosphorylase — MILWRLSGAQHARAFDGGYGLLFDGRWNTAGHAVTYAATAPSLCVLEKLVHIEDPALMPELVMVRYEAPDDLARQVISLSDLPPDWTKAETLTQDLGDRWHGDGETPMLQVPSVIVPIVGSPDVNIVINHRHPAAARIKIITAEPFRLDVRLF, encoded by the coding sequence ATGATCCTCTGGCGTCTCTCCGGCGCCCAGCACGCGCGCGCCTTTGATGGCGGGTATGGCCTTCTGTTCGACGGGCGCTGGAACACAGCCGGACATGCTGTGACCTACGCAGCGACCGCACCGTCGCTTTGCGTGCTCGAAAAACTCGTCCATATCGAGGATCCAGCCTTGATGCCCGAACTCGTCATGGTGCGCTACGAGGCGCCCGATGATCTGGCCAGACAGGTGATTTCACTCAGCGATCTGCCACCGGATTGGACGAAGGCCGAGACCTTGACGCAAGACTTGGGTGATCGCTGGCATGGCGATGGGGAAACCCCGATGTTGCAGGTGCCTTCCGTTATTGTGCCGATCGTTGGATCGCCTGATGTCAACATTGTCATCAATCATCGGCATCCGGCGGCAGCGCGCATCAAGATCATCACAGCCGAGCCGTTCAGGCTCGATGTTCGCCTGTTCTGA
- a CDS encoding DUF2493 domain-containing protein, with translation MLVPAGPKVALTGGAAFNDHTLIWAKLDQVQARHPDMVLLHGGSDRGAELIAAKWADTRKVPQIAFKPDWTRHAKAAPFKRNDAMLEVLPIGVIVLPGLGIQDNLADKARALGIPVWRCGG, from the coding sequence ATCCTCGTGCCGGCTGGCCCCAAGGTGGCGCTGACCGGCGGCGCGGCCTTCAATGATCACACCCTGATCTGGGCCAAGCTCGATCAGGTCCAGGCCCGGCATCCCGACATGGTGCTGCTGCATGGTGGCTCGGATCGCGGGGCTGAACTGATTGCCGCCAAATGGGCCGACACCCGCAAGGTGCCGCAGATCGCCTTCAAGCCGGACTGGACCCGCCACGCCAAGGCCGCCCCCTTCAAGCGCAACGACGCCATGCTGGAGGTGCTGCCCATCGGGGTGATCGTGCTTCCCGGCTTAGGCATCCAGGACAATCTCGCCGACAAGGCGCGCGCGCTCGGCATCCCGGTCTGGAGGTGCGGCGGGTGA
- a CDS encoding DEAD/DEAH box helicase family protein: MLTAEPFGRYGRREGTTRRKSQVVDRSGTATELARVRARLAELDAEQRQLLQELSVLEAKQTAEIAAQAKRSSFENAPVTNMSSSSEKVELFRNLFAGRPDVFPVRWENRKTGRAGYSPACFNEWVKGICGKPTVKCGDCKHQRFIPPDASVIERHLRGGEGPSADFVAGVYPLLRDDTCWFLAADFDRDSWAEDASALLETCRAKEVPAALERSRSGNGGHVWIFFAEPVSARAARQLGSALITETMERRPEIGFASYDRLFPNQDTMPLGGFGNLIALPLQHSARRVGNCVFLDQYLQPYDDQWAYLSTLPRLSAAAVSSIVAAAEASSQVLAVRMPVEDENADEPWKMLPSRRPKAKPADVVIPPNIKVTVADQVYIDRTGLPSAMIAQLVRVAAFQNPEFYRAQAMRLPTFGKPRVVACAELHPRHIALPRGCFDEVVEILTEHGAKAELDDQRSDGTPLPNTVRFLGELRPPQQRAYEALTAHDTGVLAATTAFGKTVVASALIGYRARNTLVLVHRRELLDQWVERLKTFLQIDPKQIGTIGGGKRKPTGVIDVALIQSLVRNGEVDDIVADYGQLIVDECHHLSAASFELVARRTKARYVVGLSATVARKDGHHPIIFMQCGPIRHQVHARSQAAESGIRHRARERHTRFKLPEMLAMAERPSMPAIYAALAEDAGRNDQIFDDVLKSLEAKRSPIVLTERKDHLDYLQQRFSKFAKNLVVLRGGMSAKDRKSAAAALNVPKDEERLILATGRYIGEGFDDPRLDTLFLTMPIAWKGTLAQYVGRLHRQHDGKKDVLVVDYVDSAVPVLARMAAKRRSGYRALGYVME, translated from the coding sequence ATGCTTACAGCAGAGCCGTTTGGCCGTTATGGTCGGAGGGAAGGGACAACTAGGCGGAAATCACAGGTGGTAGATCGAAGCGGCACAGCAACAGAATTGGCGAGGGTTCGGGCACGGCTGGCCGAGCTGGATGCGGAACAACGTCAACTTTTGCAGGAGCTTTCGGTGCTGGAGGCCAAGCAAACCGCAGAAATAGCCGCACAAGCCAAACGTTCATCCTTTGAAAATGCCCCCGTCACCAACATGTCGAGTTCGAGCGAAAAGGTAGAGCTGTTCCGCAACCTGTTTGCTGGCCGCCCAGACGTGTTTCCGGTGCGTTGGGAGAACCGCAAGACAGGACGCGCCGGCTATTCGCCTGCCTGCTTCAATGAATGGGTGAAAGGCATCTGCGGAAAACCGACCGTCAAATGCGGGGACTGCAAGCATCAGCGGTTCATACCCCCCGACGCCAGCGTCATCGAACGGCACCTACGGGGCGGCGAGGGCCCTTCGGCTGACTTCGTGGCCGGCGTCTACCCGTTGTTGCGGGACGACACCTGCTGGTTCCTGGCAGCAGATTTTGACAGGGATTCATGGGCGGAGGACGCCAGTGCCCTGCTCGAAACCTGCCGGGCAAAAGAAGTGCCTGCTGCGCTGGAACGATCCCGATCGGGCAACGGCGGCCATGTCTGGATCTTCTTCGCCGAACCGGTATCGGCCCGGGCTGCCCGCCAGCTTGGATCGGCGCTGATCACGGAGACCATGGAGAGGCGACCGGAGATCGGCTTTGCATCCTATGACCGCCTCTTCCCAAACCAGGACACGATGCCCCTCGGCGGTTTTGGAAACCTGATCGCCCTGCCGCTGCAGCACAGCGCGCGGAGGGTCGGCAATTGCGTCTTTCTCGATCAGTATCTTCAGCCATACGACGACCAGTGGGCGTATCTGTCGACGCTGCCGAGACTGTCCGCGGCGGCGGTATCCAGCATTGTTGCAGCCGCAGAGGCGTCCAGTCAGGTGCTGGCAGTTCGAATGCCAGTTGAAGACGAAAATGCTGACGAGCCGTGGAAAATGTTGCCATCGCGACGCCCGAAGGCAAAGCCTGCGGACGTGGTGATTCCGCCAAACATCAAGGTGACAGTCGCAGATCAGGTCTACATTGACCGAACCGGGCTGCCCTCTGCTATGATTGCCCAATTGGTACGGGTCGCAGCTTTCCAGAACCCCGAGTTCTATCGGGCGCAGGCGATGCGGCTGCCCACCTTCGGAAAGCCTCGCGTGGTCGCTTGTGCCGAGCTGCACCCACGCCACATTGCCTTACCGCGAGGCTGCTTTGATGAGGTGGTTGAAATCCTGACCGAACACGGCGCCAAGGCAGAACTGGACGACCAGCGCAGCGATGGAACCCCGCTGCCGAACACGGTTCGGTTCCTTGGTGAGCTTCGGCCGCCGCAACAGCGCGCCTATGAGGCGCTCACCGCGCATGATACTGGCGTGCTCGCCGCGACCACGGCCTTCGGCAAAACTGTTGTTGCGTCGGCCCTGATTGGTTATCGCGCCCGAAACACGCTGGTTCTGGTGCATCGTCGGGAACTTCTCGACCAATGGGTCGAGCGGCTGAAGACCTTCCTCCAGATCGACCCCAAACAGATTGGCACAATAGGCGGTGGAAAGCGCAAACCGACGGGCGTGATTGACGTGGCTTTGATCCAGAGCCTAGTCAGAAACGGCGAGGTCGACGACATCGTGGCTGACTACGGCCAGTTGATCGTCGACGAATGCCACCACCTGTCTGCGGCGAGTTTTGAACTTGTCGCGCGCAGAACGAAGGCGCGCTATGTCGTCGGTCTGTCGGCAACCGTCGCCCGAAAAGACGGGCACCATCCCATCATCTTCATGCAATGCGGCCCCATACGGCATCAGGTTCATGCCAGATCGCAGGCTGCTGAGAGCGGCATTCGGCATCGGGCGCGCGAGCGTCACACGCGGTTCAAACTGCCCGAAATGCTTGCGATGGCGGAACGGCCATCGATGCCCGCGATCTATGCCGCCTTGGCTGAGGACGCCGGTCGAAATGATCAGATCTTTGATGATGTGCTGAAATCGCTCGAGGCGAAGCGGTCCCCGATCGTGCTGACCGAGCGCAAAGACCATCTGGATTATCTCCAGCAGCGGTTCTCCAAGTTTGCGAAGAATCTGGTCGTCCTGCGAGGCGGCATGTCGGCGAAAGATCGCAAATCCGCCGCCGCCGCACTGAATGTCCCCAAAGACGAGGAGCGGCTGATCCTTGCGACAGGACGCTACATCGGTGAGGGCTTTGATGACCCGCGGCTGGATACCCTGTTCCTGACCATGCCGATCGCGTGGAAGGGCACGCTGGCGCAATATGTTGGGCGCTTGCATAGGCAACATGACGGCAAGAAGGACGTTCTGGTCGTGGACTACGTGGATAGTGCCGTTCCAGTACTGGCGAGAATGGCCGCAAAACGGCGGTCGGGATACCGTGCACTTGGCTATGTGATGGAATAG